AATTCGGCACATGACTTATCTGCGTGAATGGATTACATAAATGTCTACACACTTATGCACGCACACAGGCGTAAATTTTCGCCCGTCTAACATAATTCACCTTGTAAGCAATTTTTTAACggttataattaatttcaggGGCAGGCCGAAAGTAAAGATGCTTCGTCAGACGTTAACTTTGGTGCCTGCGCACTCGCAGCAGCTCCAACAGCGGGGCATGGCAACTTTAAAGTCCATCTCACTGCGTCTGAAGTCTGTTAAAAACATCCAGAAGATTACTCAATCAATGAAGATGGTGTCCGCTGCTAAGTACAATCGTGCGGAGAGGGATTTGAAACAGGCCCGCCCCCTTGGAGAAGGCACCAAGGCGTTTtatgaaaaagctgaaattgCAGCACCAGAAGGAGTGCCGAGTAAACTCGTAATTGCAATTACATCAGACCGAGGTCTCTGCGGAGCTTGCCACACAGGAGTTGCCCGTAACATTAGGGATCAGCTGCTCGCAAATCCTGGTGATAAAGAGAACACAAAAATCATATGCGTAGGTGAAAAATCACGAGCTGTTTTAGCCCGAATTTTTGCCAATAATATATTGTTCGTTGCCTCCGAAGTTGGTCGCCTTCCACCAACTTTTACCGATGCTTCTAAATTGGCCGCAGAGATTTTAAACAGTGGATACTCCTTTGCCTCTGGACGCATCGTCTACAATAAATTCAAGTCTGTAGTTTCCTATGGAGTTTCAGATTTGCCTTTATATGACAAAGATTCAGTTGCCACTGCTCCGAAATTGTCCATCTATGATTCATTAGATGATTCCGTCATTCAGAGCTACCTTGAGTTTTCTCTAGCTTCTCTGCTCTTCTACAGTATGAAAGAAGGTGCTTGCAGCGAGCAGTCGTCGAGGATGACTGCTATGGATAACGCAAGTAAGAACGCCGGTGAAATGATTGAGAAACTCACTCTGACCTTCAATCGTACTCGCCAAGCTGTCATTACCAGAGAacttattgaaattatttctggaGCTGCTGCGCTTGATTAAGCGTATCGCTATAGGGGATGTTTAGAAATCAGATAGATTTAATATTCTTCGAAACAGTGGCTCTTGAGAGAAAGACACaatattgaaattcttggtagCTTTACAAGCGCCGTTAAAGAATATCCAACTTGTATACAGTATCATGTAACATTGCTTCCGTAGAGGAGGTCTGTTCCACAATAAATATCACCACTCACTGTAAATACTAATCTGTAGAATGTTATTCAATTCCTCTCTGTCCTTATAAAGTACGTTCCTATATTGCACATCGAGTCCTAGAAGTTATGCTCAATATCTGTGTATTATTCTTatcatttaattttgaatgaaaatgctaattttgtttttcataaaagAATACCTgagaattaaatattttgatcAAACGTCGTAGTGTAGAAACAGAAAAAGCTGACAATCGAAGATTAAGTATGAgttgaatataaatgtcaGATTTATAATTGAACCTCTTTTGGCAGTTGTAACTACTATTAGTTTTACCTGTTTGCCAATGAGGGATACATCTACAGATTATGCCAATGTAATATAATACCTTGACGCCAATTAAGTGTAAATTAATCTTTTAAATTGAGATATGACAACgttaaa
The genomic region above belongs to Diprion similis isolate iyDipSimi1 chromosome 8, iyDipSimi1.1, whole genome shotgun sequence and contains:
- the LOC124408493 gene encoding ATP synthase subunit gamma, mitochondrial, with protein sequence MLRQTLTLVPAHSQQLQQRGMATLKSISLRLKSVKNIQKITQSMKMVSAAKYNRAERDLKQARPLGEGTKAFYEKAEIAAPEGVPSKLVIAITSDRGLCGACHTGVARNIRDQLLANPGDKENTKIICVGEKSRAVLARIFANNILFVASEVGRLPPTFTDASKLAAEILNSGYSFASGRIVYNKFKSVVSYGVSDLPLYDKDSVATAPKLSIYDSLDDSVIQSYLEFSLASLLFYSMKEGACSEQSSRMTAMDNASKNAGEMIEKLTLTFNRTRQAVITRELIEIISGAAALD